A region of Leptotrichia hongkongensis DNA encodes the following proteins:
- a CDS encoding PFL family protein, whose product MNLLPDEILETIDMVEMQHLDVRTVTMGISLLDCIDADAEKTAENIYNKIMENGKDLVKIADEVASKYNMPIINKRVSVTPISIIGNATNAKDYTIFAKALDRAAKTIGIDFIGGFSALVDKGFTKGDVKLINSIPKALSETDRVCSSVNVGSTKSGINLDAVKMMGKTVKELAELSKDADGLAAAKFVVFTNAVPDNPFMAGAFHGVENPDVVLNVGISGPGVVRHTLANISKTAKIDEITEAIKKVSFKITRMGELIGKEVAERLGVEFGIIDLSLAPTPAVGDSVGNVLEEFGLEAVGAYGTTLALAILNDAVKKGGAMAATRVGGLTGAFIPVSEDQGMIEATSKGYLTLEKLEAMTCVCSVGLDMIAIPGDTSEAVISGIIADEMAIGMVNSKTTAVRIIPVPGKKAGDRVVFGGLLGEADIININNLDCSVLINRGGKVAPPIQALKN is encoded by the coding sequence ATGAATTTATTACCTGATGAGATACTGGAAACGATAGATATGGTAGAAATGCAGCACCTTGATGTGAGAACCGTCACAATGGGGATAAGCCTGCTTGACTGCATTGATGCAGATGCCGAAAAAACAGCAGAAAATATTTATAACAAAATTATGGAAAATGGAAAAGATTTGGTAAAAATCGCTGATGAAGTAGCAAGCAAATATAATATGCCAATTATTAACAAAAGAGTTTCAGTTACTCCAATTTCAATAATTGGAAATGCAACTAATGCCAAAGATTACACAATTTTTGCAAAAGCACTCGATAGAGCCGCAAAAACAATAGGAATTGACTTTATTGGAGGATTTTCAGCACTTGTGGACAAAGGTTTTACAAAAGGGGATGTTAAGCTGATAAACAGTATTCCGAAGGCGCTTTCTGAAACAGACAGAGTTTGCTCTTCTGTAAATGTAGGGTCTACAAAGTCAGGAATCAACTTGGATGCTGTAAAAATGATGGGAAAAACTGTAAAGGAACTGGCTGAACTTTCCAAAGATGCAGACGGATTGGCAGCTGCCAAATTTGTCGTATTTACAAATGCTGTTCCTGATAATCCGTTTATGGCAGGTGCATTTCATGGGGTAGAAAATCCAGATGTTGTGCTAAATGTTGGAATTAGTGGGCCAGGGGTTGTAAGACACACACTTGCTAACATTTCAAAAACGGCAAAAATTGATGAAATAACAGAAGCAATAAAAAAAGTAAGTTTTAAAATCACAAGAATGGGAGAATTAATTGGAAAAGAAGTTGCTGAAAGACTTGGGGTTGAATTTGGAATAATTGACTTGTCACTTGCACCAACTCCAGCAGTAGGCGATAGTGTTGGAAATGTACTGGAGGAATTTGGACTGGAAGCAGTCGGAGCTTATGGAACAACACTTGCACTTGCAATATTGAATGACGCTGTAAAAAAAGGCGGAGCAATGGCTGCAACTCGTGTCGGAGGCTTAACAGGGGCATTTATCCCGGTAAGTGAAGATCAGGGAATGATAGAAGCTACAAGCAAAGGATACTTGACACTTGAAAAACTGGAGGCAATGACTTGTGTATGTTCTGTTGGACTTGATATGATAGCTATTCCAGGTGATACCTCAGAAGCTGTAATTTCTGGAATAATAGCTGATGAAATGGCAATCGGAATGGTAAATAGCAAAACTACTGCAGTCAGAATAATCCCAGTTCCTGGGAAAAAAGCTGGAGATAGAGTAGTGTTTGGAGGACTTTTAGGAGAAGCAGATATTATAAATATAAATAATTTAGATTGCTCTGTCCTAATTAATCGTGGTGGAAAAGTAGCTCCCCCAATTCAGGCATTAAAAAATTAA
- a CDS encoding ACT domain-containing protein produces MSDRIVITVIGADKSGIVANVSTKLSELNLNIIDITQKVFENDIFAMIMLVEASKNTDIKGLQEEFKAVEEKIGVRVYLQHENIFKAMHRI; encoded by the coding sequence ATGAGCGATAGAATAGTTATTACAGTTATTGGAGCCGATAAATCAGGAATTGTTGCGAATGTATCGACAAAGTTAAGTGAACTTAATTTGAATATTATAGACATAACTCAAAAAGTGTTTGAAAATGATATTTTTGCGATGATTATGCTTGTGGAAGCTTCTAAAAATACGGATATAAAAGGATTACAGGAAGAGTTTAAGGCGGTTGAGGAAAAGATTGGAGTAAGAGTTTACTTGCAACATGAAAATATTTTCAAGGCGATGCACAGAATATAA
- a CDS encoding PspC domain-containing protein → MGVCDGLAKYMDKDSNLIRIIAVVLAVLTEGLLAIAYLIAGFVLPEGE, encoded by the coding sequence ATGGGTGTATGTGATGGACTTGCAAAATACATGGATAAAGATTCTAACTTAATAAGAATAATAGCAGTTGTATTAGCAGTTCTTACAGAAGGATTATTAGCAATTGCATATTTAATAGCAGGATTTGTTTTACCTGAAGGAGAATAA
- a CDS encoding PD-(D/E)XK nuclease family protein, which produces MERNNIFNFATSELSQDAFICWCLNWLNYEDSELRALAVDLLKEFGEENVSDNQEILIKRQFKKIDILVVFKELNRVYIIEDKVNSSERKKQLEEYEEKINKLDENEKKDLRIDGNLEVKTVYFKTGFHFSPDKNVKANKIITGEIFKEILEKYRNKSEILDSYYVYLVEKLRTQENEKNYLECKAESHKDWNIAKSNIAQYCFLKEIFSEERIVSFRNKGNGSAVSQYNLLGKRLPIFETSERYLIFWRMDNTKKEGPYLRLNFYHKYNTENESLKYIRKEKYEVVYKKIYKVIEEHKNELIKINNIEENCKYKDDYEIPILHINLKEYIKDGKDEMNKLMNEVKKLHGYLQNVNFE; this is translated from the coding sequence ATGGAAAGAAACAATATTTTTAATTTTGCAACGTCAGAGCTGTCACAGGATGCTTTTATATGTTGGTGTTTAAATTGGTTAAATTACGAGGATAGTGAATTAAGAGCATTAGCTGTTGACTTATTAAAAGAGTTTGGAGAAGAGAATGTTTCTGATAATCAAGAAATTCTTATAAAAAGGCAATTTAAGAAAATTGATATATTAGTTGTTTTTAAAGAGTTGAATAGAGTTTACATTATTGAAGATAAGGTTAATTCTTCTGAAAGAAAAAAACAACTAGAAGAGTATGAAGAAAAAATTAATAAGTTAGATGAAAATGAAAAAAAAGATTTGAGAATTGATGGAAATCTAGAAGTTAAAACAGTTTATTTTAAAACAGGTTTTCATTTCAGTCCTGATAAAAATGTGAAAGCTAATAAAATAATCACAGGTGAAATATTTAAAGAAATTTTAGAAAAATATAGAAATAAAAGTGAAATTTTAGACAGTTATTATGTGTATCTTGTAGAAAAATTAAGAACTCAAGAAAATGAAAAAAATTATTTAGAATGTAAAGCAGAATCTCACAAGGATTGGAATATAGCAAAATCTAACATAGCACAATATTGTTTTTTAAAAGAGATTTTTTCAGAAGAAAGGATAGTAAGTTTTAGAAATAAGGGAAATGGTTCTGCTGTTTCACAATATAATTTGTTAGGAAAAAGGCTTCCTATTTTTGAAACAAGTGAAAGATACCTTATTTTCTGGAGAATGGATAATACAAAAAAAGAAGGACCTTATTTAAGATTGAATTTTTATCATAAATACAATACAGAAAATGAAAGTTTAAAATATATAAGAAAAGAAAAATATGAAGTTGTATATAAAAAAATTTATAAAGTTATTGAAGAACATAAAAATGAGTTAATAAAAATTAATAATATAGAAGAAAATTGCAAATATAAAGATGATTATGAAATACCAATTTTACATATTAATTTAAAAGAATATATAAAAGATGGGAAAGATGAAATGAATAAATTAATGAATGAAGTGAAAAAACTACATGGGTATTTGCAAAATGTAAATTTTGAATAA
- the tatC gene encoding twin-arginine translocase subunit TatC, which produces MSKIDEQTLIEHLSEFRKRLIVTIVFFIIAFLISLVFCSSIYKLLTASFNQKLVVLGPNDILSIYLMLAGICAFSLTLPFASYQIWAFVRPALEEREAKVVLSYVPATFILFIAGLCFGFFFITPALLNVLLSFGDDLFNIQLTANSYLTFIIHTSLPLGIIFELPVIVAFLTSLHILTPQYLIKNRRYGYFILLVLAVVLTPADFISDLTMAAPLILLYEVSILVCKYIYKKRRNY; this is translated from the coding sequence ATGTCTAAAATTGATGAACAGACACTTATAGAACATCTAAGTGAATTTAGGAAAAGACTTATTGTAACAATCGTATTTTTTATAATAGCCTTTCTGATAAGCCTAGTATTCTGCTCTAGTATTTACAAATTATTAACAGCTTCTTTTAATCAGAAATTAGTTGTTCTAGGCCCCAATGATATTTTGAGCATTTATTTGATGCTGGCTGGAATATGTGCTTTCAGTTTAACTCTTCCATTTGCAAGTTATCAGATATGGGCATTTGTCCGTCCTGCATTGGAAGAAAGAGAAGCCAAAGTCGTTTTATCCTATGTTCCTGCAACCTTTATACTGTTTATTGCCGGTCTATGTTTTGGTTTTTTTTTCATAACGCCTGCATTATTAAATGTGCTTCTTTCATTTGGAGATGATTTATTTAATATACAGCTTACAGCAAACAGTTATCTGACATTCATAATTCATACTTCCCTTCCACTTGGAATAATATTTGAACTGCCAGTTATTGTAGCTTTTTTAACATCGCTACACATTTTAACACCACAATATTTGATAAAAAATAGAAGATATGGATACTTTATTTTACTAGTACTCGCAGTAGTATTAACACCTGCCGATTTTATAAGCGATTTAACAATGGCAGCTCCCTTAATTCTACTGTATGAAGTGAGTATCCTTGTCTGCAAATATATTTATAAAAAAAGGAGGAATTACTAA
- a CDS encoding cyclase family protein, whose amino-acid sequence MSNLWKTLETLKNHQWIELSHELSNESPYWQGMPKGVLELNKTVIDFSEMNLRIQTFKFPGQFGTHIDYPGHFIQNARLAKDFNISDTILPLVVIDLSEKVKENNDYEISIEDILEFEKKYGKIPENSFVAFRSDWSKRWPDLKALENSDENGNAHTPGWPISTLEFLFDNRNIAGVGHETFDTDAAVTCAKNGDLAGERYILGRDKFQVEVLNNLDKLPPIGAIIFIAAPRISDANGLPVRVWAII is encoded by the coding sequence ATGTCAAATTTATGGAAAACACTAGAAACATTAAAAAATCATCAATGGATTGAATTATCACATGAATTATCAAATGAAAGCCCTTATTGGCAAGGAATGCCAAAAGGTGTTTTAGAACTTAATAAAACCGTTATAGATTTTTCAGAAATGAATTTAAGAATACAAACTTTCAAATTTCCAGGGCAATTTGGTACTCACATTGATTATCCAGGACACTTTATACAAAATGCCCGTTTAGCAAAAGATTTTAATATTTCTGATACTATTTTACCTCTTGTTGTTATTGATCTTAGTGAAAAAGTAAAAGAAAATAATGATTACGAAATTAGTATCGAAGATATTTTAGAATTTGAAAAAAAATATGGAAAAATTCCAGAAAATTCTTTTGTAGCATTTAGAAGTGATTGGAGCAAACGATGGCCTGATTTAAAAGCATTAGAAAATTCCGATGAAAATGGAAATGCACACACACCTGGATGGCCAATTTCTACCCTAGAATTTTTATTCGATAACCGAAATATTGCTGGAGTTGGACACGAAACATTTGATACAGATGCTGCTGTTACATGTGCTAAAAATGGAGATTTAGCAGGTGAAAGATACATTTTAGGAAGAGATAAATTCCAAGTTGAAGTATTAAATAATTTAGATAAATTGCCACCAATAGGAGCAATTATATTCATAGCTGCACCTAGAATCAGTGATGCAAACGGATTACCAGTAAGAGTTTGGGCAATTATCTAA
- a CDS encoding transposase gives MDETGFNEYYYREYGWSKRGISIEGKKRGLRYSRINLVAGKIGNALIGSMIYRETMKSEFFEEWFREILLRDIEKLEKRVLIVMDNARFHRKNILEGNGALSIISSAVFVGFKNYGLI, from the coding sequence ATTGATGAAACAGGCTTTAACGAATATTACTACCGTGAATACGGCTGGAGTAAAAGAGGAATATCTATTGAAGGGAAGAAAAGAGGATTAAGATATTCAAGAATAAATCTGGTTGCTGGAAAAATAGGTAATGCACTGATAGGGAGTATGATATACAGGGAAACAATGAAAAGTGAATTTTTTGAAGAATGGTTCAGGGAAATACTTTTAAGAGATATTGAAAAATTAGAGAAGAGAGTTCTAATAGTGATGGATAATGCCAGATTTCATAGAAAGAATATATTAGAAGGAAACGGGGCATTGTCTATTATTTCTTCCGCTGTATTCGTCGGATTTAAAAATTATGGGCTAATATGA
- a CDS encoding FTR1 family iron permease, with product MDRNYLNKISIMLFLCFMLSFTNIIAKESYSNLYIKITDTTTAIKNNNQNEAKKLFSEIREEFKKVKNSDSTQGKKVQELLNREKSALSENDLKEVTTALLAFEKEQNPVNDNEEKKKFQSRMYPALDILEKAIQSKNVELMKKEYLKFNGVWTRNEGFIRSRSIPYYGKVETAMSFLRSSMEVEPFDYDSTINSFNELKSAIKDYLDGKKIENNVSTTITLKEAVDMLKDALDAFKAGNKAKGQSKVKQFIQVWPTVEGDVSTRNSSLYTKLETQTPIIMVKGAEKGYQEQLQGLIIELSQIDTKAQYTFVDAMFILLREGVEALLIVLALVSSLKAANQKKGLRWVYAGATFGILASVIIAFMLQALFPAVSSGTNREILEGIVGIFAVIMMIGIGFWLHSKSSLKSWKDYIDRKMDVVLSTGSFISMFVLSFLAVFREGAETILFYVGILPLISLQNLIIGIVSAILILVVIAFVLIYASSKIKIHQIFLVLTWTIYFLAFKMLGTSIHMLQVVGILPLHVVNFIPTVEILGIYANMEVFICQLILLTIIAFATFKRKDK from the coding sequence TTGGACAGAAATTATTTGAATAAAATAAGTATAATGTTATTTTTGTGCTTTATGCTATCTTTTACAAATATTATTGCAAAGGAAAGTTACAGTAACCTCTATATAAAAATAACAGATACAACAACTGCAATAAAAAATAACAATCAGAATGAAGCAAAAAAACTTTTTTCTGAAATCAGGGAAGAATTTAAAAAAGTAAAAAATTCTGATTCAACACAAGGAAAAAAAGTACAGGAGCTTTTAAATAGAGAAAAATCAGCATTATCAGAAAATGACCTAAAAGAAGTAACAACAGCATTGCTTGCTTTTGAAAAGGAGCAAAATCCTGTTAATGACAATGAGGAAAAGAAAAAATTTCAGTCAAGAATGTATCCTGCTTTGGATATATTGGAAAAGGCGATTCAGTCTAAAAATGTGGAGCTTATGAAAAAAGAATATCTGAAATTTAATGGCGTATGGACTAGAAATGAAGGTTTTATACGAAGCAGAAGTATTCCTTACTATGGAAAAGTGGAAACTGCGATGTCCTTTCTTAGAAGCTCTATGGAAGTGGAGCCTTTTGACTATGACAGCACAATAAATTCTTTCAATGAATTGAAGTCTGCTATAAAGGATTATCTAGATGGAAAAAAAATAGAAAACAATGTTTCAACTACAATCACGTTGAAAGAAGCTGTGGATATGCTAAAAGATGCCTTGGATGCTTTTAAAGCAGGAAATAAAGCTAAAGGACAGTCAAAAGTTAAGCAGTTTATTCAAGTATGGCCAACCGTTGAAGGCGATGTAAGTACAAGAAATTCATCATTATACACAAAATTGGAAACTCAAACTCCAATAATTATGGTAAAAGGTGCTGAAAAAGGATATCAGGAACAACTACAAGGTTTAATAATAGAATTGTCGCAAATTGATACAAAAGCACAATATACATTTGTTGACGCAATGTTTATACTCCTTCGTGAAGGTGTAGAAGCACTTCTAATAGTTCTGGCATTAGTAAGCAGTCTAAAAGCTGCAAATCAGAAAAAAGGATTACGCTGGGTATATGCAGGAGCTACTTTCGGAATTTTAGCAAGTGTCATTATAGCATTTATGCTTCAAGCACTATTCCCTGCGGTATCTTCAGGAACAAACCGTGAGATTCTGGAAGGAATTGTAGGAATTTTTGCGGTTATAATGATGATTGGTATTGGATTCTGGCTACATAGCAAGTCATCTCTAAAATCTTGGAAAGACTACATTGACAGAAAAATGGATGTTGTTTTGAGCACAGGAAGTTTTATTTCAATGTTTGTATTAAGTTTTCTTGCGGTATTTAGGGAAGGTGCTGAAACGATTTTATTTTATGTGGGAATTTTACCGTTAATTTCTTTGCAGAACTTGATTATTGGTATTGTGAGTGCTATACTAATACTAGTTGTAATCGCATTTGTACTAATATATGCTTCTTCAAAAATAAAAATACATCAAATATTTCTTGTATTGACATGGACGATATATTTCCTTGCGTTTAAGATGCTTGGAACAAGTATTCATATGCTGCAAGTTGTAGGAATTCTGCCATTACACGTAGTAAACTTTATTCCAACGGTAGAGATTTTAGGAATTTATGCAAATATGGAAGTATTTATTTGTCAATTAATTTTACTAACTATAATTGCATTTGCAACTTTTAAAAGAAAAGATAAATAG
- a CDS encoding twin-arginine translocase TatA/TatE family subunit: MGIFRDIGAPGLIVLILGALLIFGPKRLPELGEAIGKMIREFKKSVSGIDLEKDDKVTEDKKEDK, translated from the coding sequence ATGGGAATTTTTAGAGATATCGGGGCACCAGGACTCATAGTCCTTATACTTGGTGCATTACTTATTTTTGGACCAAAGAGGCTGCCTGAATTAGGAGAAGCCATCGGAAAAATGATTCGAGAATTTAAAAAATCAGTTTCTGGAATTGATTTGGAAAAAGATGATAAAGTTACAGAAGATAAAAAAGAAGATAAATAA
- a CDS encoding IS630 transposase-related protein, translated as MYGCIKFKKETGNLSSRIRKRKFKMLNPEKLDEYMKNPKNADKYIREIAKDFGCGKETVRVALKKLGYTRKKNRQNTESRTRKK; from the coding sequence TTGTACGGATGTATAAAATTTAAGAAGGAAACAGGAAATCTTTCATCAAGAATACGGAAAAGAAAATTTAAGATGCTTAATCCTGAAAAACTTGATGAATATATGAAAAATCCAAAGAATGCAGATAAATACATCCGTGAAATAGCAAAAGATTTTGGCTGTGGAAAGGAGACAGTGAGAGTAGCACTGAAAAAATTAGGATACACAAGAAAAAAAAACAGACAAAATACAGAGAGCAGGACGAGAAAAAAGTAA
- a CDS encoding helix-turn-helix transcriptional regulator, which yields MAEKNQNSEEKSIRILKIIKRLYQKEILNGTDLANEFNIDIKTVQRDIETLRVYFLEENGAEIKYSKSKKGYYLEENSENSFTNKELLAISKIILESRAFNENETQTLINKLINHSSGNDRETIKGLINSEKSNYIPLQHGQNLLTVIWNLAQHIKNQELINMNYTTKDKQGKNYNIKPLSVMFSEYYFYLIAYIENKEEYPAIFRVDRITEIENTGKKFKILNYSKKFKDGEFRKYIHFMHSGPFTRIEFKYRGYIEYVLDKFPTAEILDKKIVKGNNRETTVYTVKIEVYGSFGAEMWLRSQGDYVIEYKILK from the coding sequence ATGGCGGAGAAAAATCAAAATTCTGAAGAAAAATCAATTAGAATACTAAAAATAATAAAAAGGTTGTATCAGAAGGAAATATTAAATGGAACTGATTTAGCTAACGAATTTAACATTGATATAAAAACAGTTCAAAGAGATATAGAAACTTTGAGAGTCTACTTTTTGGAAGAAAATGGAGCAGAAATAAAGTATTCCAAATCTAAAAAAGGGTATTATCTTGAAGAAAATAGTGAAAATTCTTTTACTAATAAAGAGCTTTTAGCAATAAGTAAAATTATACTTGAAAGCAGAGCATTTAACGAAAATGAAACTCAAACATTAATAAATAAGTTAATTAATCACTCATCAGGAAATGACAGAGAAACAATAAAAGGTCTTATCAATAGCGAAAAATCGAATTATATCCCTTTACAGCACGGACAAAATCTGCTCACAGTTATCTGGAATTTAGCACAGCATATAAAAAATCAGGAATTAATAAATATGAATTACACTACAAAAGATAAACAAGGTAAAAATTACAATATAAAGCCTTTGTCCGTAATGTTTTCTGAATACTACTTTTACTTAATTGCATACATCGAGAACAAAGAAGAATACCCTGCAATTTTCAGGGTTGATAGAATTACTGAAATTGAAAATACTGGCAAGAAATTTAAGATTTTGAATTATTCTAAAAAATTTAAAGATGGTGAATTTAGAAAATATATACATTTTATGCACTCAGGGCCTTTTACAAGAATAGAATTTAAATACAGAGGCTATATCGAGTATGTGCTTGATAAATTTCCAACTGCAGAAATACTAGATAAAAAAATAGTTAAGGGAAATAATCGGGAAACTACAGTTTATACTGTAAAAATCGAAGTTTATGGAAGTTTTGGAGCCGAAATGTGGCTACGAAGTCAGGGAGATTATGTTATTGAATACAAAATTTTAAAATAA
- the sppA gene encoding signal peptide peptidase SppA — protein sequence MKFWNFFKRALIYTLKEIYSFFLKLSLLIFITIIIGISAIAIFNSKAKKENAKKSYEYILFNVSDANEDKIIGSDIFSERENLSYMDILQSLDDIKNNRQVKGIIISLDTINLSSSKIEELSKKFEELKANNKKIYAFGAYITNANYKLAAIANEVIMVPSTSASLDLTGYHYSDIYYKGLFDKLGVNMEVVRIGNYKSYGENYTGNEMTPELRSELTRILENRYDKFITDISKNRKIDKNALNNDIVNGTDTSLTPFAARDKNLVDKLEHFSDFTKRLNIREDNVADITDYYEKRVKDQNIGNPRNGTIAVIYAEGSILYDPNGVTEGVITPDNILEKVEKAMKTKNLRGIVLRVNSGGGSALASEVIYQELTKLNIPIYVSMSDTAASGGYYISMAGNKVFANNATITGSIGVVSMIPKLYNAQNKYGVHSNSVSKGKYSDINDSFAPLSEESRAKITQSMEETYKEFKSRVSKNRKIDENTLENYAQGKIWLGDEAKNINLVDGIASLDEVIRIMAKDLGLRQNYAVENIYLEEDFSKKLRSLTNMITEKFSLSAQLQKSMPQAKKAFSEYDFAVQNQNKPLYYLTYKLDLY from the coding sequence ATGAAATTTTGGAATTTTTTCAAAAGAGCTTTGATATACACATTAAAAGAAATATATTCATTTTTTCTGAAACTTTCATTATTAATATTTATAACTATCATTATTGGAATTTCAGCTATTGCTATTTTTAATTCAAAAGCTAAAAAGGAAAATGCAAAAAAAAGTTATGAGTATATACTCTTTAATGTTTCTGATGCCAATGAAGACAAAATCATAGGTTCAGACATTTTTTCAGAAAGAGAGAATCTATCTTATATGGATATCCTTCAGAGCTTAGACGACATAAAAAATAACAGGCAGGTAAAAGGTATCATTATTTCCTTGGATACGATAAACTTATCATCTTCAAAAATTGAAGAACTTTCGAAAAAATTTGAGGAATTAAAGGCAAACAACAAAAAAATATATGCTTTTGGAGCTTATATTACAAACGCTAACTATAAGCTAGCTGCTATTGCAAATGAAGTTATAATGGTTCCTTCCACTTCTGCTAGCTTGGATTTAACTGGTTATCATTATTCAGATATTTACTATAAAGGATTGTTTGATAAATTAGGAGTAAATATGGAAGTTGTGCGTATTGGAAACTACAAGTCTTATGGTGAAAATTATACTGGAAATGAAATGACTCCTGAATTACGTTCAGAACTTACAAGAATACTGGAAAACAGATATGATAAGTTCATCACTGATATTTCCAAAAATCGTAAGATTGATAAAAATGCACTAAACAACGATATTGTAAATGGAACTGATACAAGCTTGACACCATTTGCAGCCCGTGATAAAAACCTGGTTGATAAACTGGAACATTTTTCTGATTTCACAAAGCGTTTAAATATTCGTGAAGATAATGTAGCAGATATTACTGACTATTACGAAAAAAGGGTAAAAGATCAAAATATTGGAAATCCTAGAAATGGAACTATTGCTGTAATTTATGCTGAAGGTTCAATTCTATACGATCCAAATGGAGTTACAGAAGGAGTTATAACACCTGATAATATCCTTGAAAAAGTTGAAAAAGCTATGAAAACTAAAAATTTAAGAGGAATTGTGCTTCGTGTAAATTCAGGCGGGGGTTCAGCTCTTGCTTCAGAAGTAATTTATCAGGAACTGACAAAACTAAATATTCCAATTTATGTTTCAATGTCTGATACTGCAGCTTCTGGTGGTTACTATATCTCAATGGCTGGAAATAAAGTTTTTGCAAATAATGCCACAATTACAGGTTCAATTGGAGTGGTTTCAATGATTCCAAAACTTTACAATGCACAGAATAAATATGGAGTTCATTCAAATTCAGTCTCAAAAGGAAAATATTCTGATATCAATGACAGTTTTGCTCCGCTATCTGAAGAATCTCGTGCCAAAATTACTCAATCAATGGAAGAAACATACAAAGAATTCAAATCACGTGTTTCTAAAAATCGTAAAATTGATGAAAATACTCTTGAAAACTATGCACAAGGTAAGATATGGCTTGGAGATGAAGCAAAAAATATAAATTTAGTTGATGGAATTGCGAGTCTTGATGAAGTTATAAGAATAATGGCAAAAGATTTAGGATTACGACAAAATTACGCTGTAGAAAATATTTATCTGGAAGAAGATTTTTCAAAGAAACTAAGATCTCTTACAAATATGATTACAGAAAAATTCAGTTTATCAGCACAGTTACAAAAAAGTATGCCTCAAGCAAAAAAAGCATTTAGCGAATACGACTTTGCAGTACAAAATCAAAATAAACCACTGTATTATTTAACATATAAACTGGATTTATATTAA
- the cbiT gene encoding precorrin-6Y C5,15-methyltransferase (decarboxylating) subunit CbiT, which yields MYHIKDEEFLRGKVPMTKEEIRFVSLGKMEMKDDDICLDIGGGTGSVSMEMARFARNGKVFVIERNDEAVELIHKNKEKFGLENLNIIKGMAPDGLKDLNTKFNKIFIGGSAGNLVEIIKYSYDNLVEDGILVLNFIVLENISTAVEELKKYNFKDVDICQIIVSKNRKVKDFNMMMAENPIYVITAKK from the coding sequence ATGTATCATATAAAAGATGAAGAATTTTTAAGAGGAAAAGTTCCTATGACAAAAGAGGAAATCCGTTTTGTAAGCCTTGGGAAAATGGAGATGAAAGATGATGATATTTGTCTTGACATTGGTGGCGGAACAGGTTCTGTTAGTATGGAAATGGCAAGATTTGCACGAAACGGAAAAGTTTTTGTAATTGAGAGGAATGATGAGGCAGTTGAGTTGATTCATAAAAATAAAGAAAAATTTGGATTAGAAAATCTTAATATAATAAAAGGAATGGCTCCAGATGGACTAAAAGACTTAAATACAAAGTTTAATAAAATTTTTATTGGAGGTTCGGCTGGAAATCTAGTGGAAATTATAAAATATTCTTATGATAACCTTGTTGAAGATGGGATTTTAGTACTAAACTTTATTGTACTAGAAAATATATCTACGGCTGTTGAGGAACTGAAAAAATACAATTTTAAAGATGTGGATATTTGTCAGATTATCGTAAGTAAAAATAGAAAAGTTAAGGATTTTAATATGATGATGGCAGAAAATCCAATTTATGTGATTACTGCGAAGAAATAA